A genomic stretch from Blastopirellula sediminis includes:
- a CDS encoding PVC-type heme-binding CxxCH protein — MPFPFRPLLAAILVGSLTSFLLADEPFIPRKQSAIPGPPLSPEEAAAKMTVPPGFTVEVVAAEPDLINPVAMTFDDQGRIWVTESLEYPRHSPGPGRDRVKVLEDTDHDGRVDKTTIFAEGLNIPSGIAVGYGGVWVANSPDLLFLQDTDGDLKADKQEVVVTGFGRSDTHELPNSLTWGPDGALYGLNGVFNPSHVTQNGKTFDFTCAMFRIDPRTREFSLFCEGTSNPWGIAFDPEGSAFVSACVIDHLWHLTETGYYHRQGGPYPPFTWKIESIVQHKHQMAAYCGIEYFDSDAYPAEYRDRLYMGNIHGNCVNVDEVTRDGSTYFGKPHPDFVTANDVWHMPVDQKIGPDGCLYVLDWYDRYHCYQDAMARPAEVDRLKGRLYRIRYKETPRAESFDLANEDDEQLIERLRSGNRFYRDRAQRLLSERNEIAALEELDALALDKSEPRKARLHAVWAIAGTTCPSESFIHALLHDEDSTFRAWGIRIAGNFGKVSPRVAEKIIAAAKDDTPDVQLQAVIAAGKLKEIPTIPTLIAALGNAGDDKLIPHIVWQNLHPLLETDSGELFAQLEDPKLAANPNVAALLPRIIDRILAAPQVETDSIIKLVKLVAETPSLHSALNSSLATLAARVQSGEIDGDRLAAIRSQLEPVLQPILTAGDKHPSYFDAALLAVTWKNADAQTAVRAAYRNASTPDAKRAAALAALVAFGDDQIVPAVRDVLVARENTSKQLQSDSIAALGKLDNQQVAEMLVATYPQLASDLQPKALEVLTQRVAWSQKLLAAVAAERIAKDALNINQVRRLQESPDSDVVADAIKLWGQIRTERNPQRELVIADMRRLVRSRDGDPHAGAVAFQKLCGQCHKIYGQGQEVGPDITTNGRGSFEQLLSSVFDPSLVIGPDYQGRMVLTADGRTLTGLMVEDNDQRVVLKLQGGKLETIPRDDVDAIRVSKLSLMPEGVEKQLSEQELIDLFAYLSLTRPPGDPNTELIPGAEAIDVRRLHLPSSLVNQLASAELSSNATELGKGARGAATDLVYLPEKNAYLHNSQWHEVGVGGGADLGIVSEGKPVFYEATWKAPVAINLITLSGVYPNQPQPNTAWKIEVRSGGDWRLLDRGVGGWYDNGRYVWGAPGTAETSIDGFRVSLFSPDEKTPIRSVHFRGEEGVSWFVGSAPADAIIVKD; from the coding sequence ATGCCCTTTCCATTCCGCCCGCTGTTGGCCGCCATCTTAGTCGGTTCGCTCACTTCCTTTCTGTTGGCTGACGAACCGTTTATTCCTCGCAAACAATCGGCGATTCCCGGCCCTCCCCTCTCGCCAGAGGAAGCGGCCGCCAAGATGACCGTTCCTCCTGGCTTTACGGTCGAGGTAGTCGCGGCCGAGCCAGACCTGATCAATCCAGTCGCGATGACCTTTGACGACCAAGGCCGGATCTGGGTGACCGAATCGCTCGAGTACCCCCGTCATTCCCCCGGTCCCGGCCGAGATCGAGTCAAAGTCCTCGAGGACACCGACCATGACGGCCGCGTCGACAAGACGACGATCTTCGCCGAAGGCTTGAACATCCCCTCCGGCATCGCCGTTGGATACGGCGGCGTCTGGGTCGCTAACTCGCCAGACCTCCTCTTCCTCCAAGACACCGACGGCGACCTGAAGGCCGACAAACAGGAAGTCGTCGTCACCGGCTTTGGACGAAGCGACACCCACGAACTTCCTAACTCGCTGACCTGGGGTCCCGACGGCGCGCTCTACGGACTGAACGGCGTCTTCAATCCATCGCACGTCACGCAAAATGGCAAGACGTTCGATTTCACCTGCGCGATGTTCCGCATCGATCCCCGTACCCGCGAGTTCTCGCTCTTCTGCGAAGGAACGAGCAACCCGTGGGGAATCGCGTTTGATCCGGAAGGCAGCGCCTTCGTCAGCGCCTGCGTGATCGATCATCTGTGGCATCTGACCGAGACCGGCTACTACCATCGCCAAGGGGGCCCTTATCCGCCGTTCACCTGGAAGATCGAGTCGATCGTTCAACATAAACACCAAATGGCCGCCTATTGCGGGATCGAATACTTCGATAGCGACGCCTATCCCGCCGAATATCGCGATCGGCTCTACATGGGAAACATCCACGGCAATTGCGTCAACGTGGACGAAGTGACCCGCGACGGATCGACCTACTTTGGTAAGCCTCACCCCGATTTCGTCACCGCCAACGACGTCTGGCATATGCCGGTCGATCAAAAGATCGGCCCTGACGGCTGTCTCTACGTTCTCGATTGGTACGACCGGTATCACTGCTATCAGGATGCGATGGCTCGTCCGGCCGAAGTCGATCGGCTGAAAGGGCGCCTTTATCGGATTCGGTACAAGGAGACGCCGCGGGCCGAATCGTTCGACCTGGCGAACGAGGATGACGAACAGCTGATCGAGCGACTCCGTAGCGGCAACCGCTTCTATCGCGACCGCGCCCAACGCTTGCTGAGCGAACGCAACGAAATTGCGGCACTCGAGGAACTCGATGCACTGGCGCTCGACAAGTCAGAGCCGAGGAAAGCTCGCCTGCACGCCGTCTGGGCGATTGCCGGAACGACCTGTCCGAGCGAATCGTTCATCCACGCGTTACTCCACGACGAAGATTCCACCTTCCGCGCCTGGGGCATCCGAATCGCCGGCAATTTTGGCAAGGTTTCGCCTCGCGTTGCGGAGAAAATTATCGCCGCCGCCAAGGACGACACTCCCGACGTCCAACTGCAAGCAGTGATCGCCGCCGGCAAGTTGAAAGAAATTCCCACCATCCCGACGTTGATCGCCGCGCTGGGCAACGCCGGCGACGACAAGTTGATTCCGCACATCGTCTGGCAAAATCTCCATCCGCTGCTGGAAACCGACAGCGGCGAACTCTTCGCTCAGCTCGAAGATCCGAAGCTGGCCGCCAATCCCAACGTCGCCGCGTTGCTGCCGCGGATCATCGATCGCATTCTCGCAGCGCCGCAGGTCGAGACCGACAGCATCATCAAACTGGTGAAACTGGTCGCCGAGACTCCGTCGCTCCATTCCGCTCTCAACAGCTCGCTGGCCACTCTCGCCGCTCGCGTCCAGTCCGGCGAAATCGACGGCGATCGGCTTGCCGCGATTCGCTCGCAGTTGGAACCGGTACTTCAGCCGATCCTCACTGCCGGCGACAAACACCCGTCCTATTTCGACGCCGCCCTCCTCGCGGTTACCTGGAAAAACGCCGACGCCCAAACCGCCGTTCGCGCCGCTTATCGAAACGCATCGACGCCCGACGCCAAACGGGCCGCTGCACTCGCCGCTCTCGTCGCGTTTGGCGACGACCAGATCGTCCCAGCTGTGCGTGACGTCCTAGTCGCTCGCGAAAACACGTCGAAGCAGCTGCAATCCGATTCGATCGCCGCACTCGGCAAACTCGACAATCAACAGGTCGCCGAGATGCTGGTCGCCACCTATCCACAGCTCGCTTCCGATCTGCAGCCGAAAGCGCTTGAAGTCCTCACGCAGCGCGTCGCGTGGAGCCAAAAACTTCTCGCCGCCGTCGCCGCCGAACGAATCGCCAAGGACGCTCTCAACATCAATCAGGTCCGCCGCCTGCAGGAAAGCCCGGATAGCGACGTGGTCGCTGACGCGATCAAACTCTGGGGACAGATCCGTACCGAGCGTAATCCGCAGCGGGAACTGGTGATCGCCGACATGCGGCGTCTGGTTCGCAGCCGTGACGGGGATCCTCACGCTGGCGCCGTCGCGTTCCAAAAGCTGTGCGGTCAGTGTCACAAGATTTACGGCCAAGGGCAGGAAGTCGGTCCCGACATTACCACCAACGGCCGCGGCTCGTTTGAACAACTCCTTTCCAGCGTCTTCGATCCCAGCCTGGTGATTGGGCCTGACTATCAGGGACGCATGGTTCTGACCGCCGACGGCCGGACATTGACCGGCCTGATGGTCGAAGACAATGACCAGCGGGTAGTGCTCAAGCTGCAAGGGGGCAAACTCGAAACGATTCCTCGCGACGACGTCGACGCGATCCGCGTCAGCAAGTTGTCGCTGATGCCGGAAGGCGTCGAGAAACAGCTGAGCGAACAAGAGCTGATTGACCTGTTCGCATATCTTTCGCTGACTCGTCCGCCGGGCGATCCCAATACCGAGCTGATCCCCGGCGCCGAGGCGATTGACGTCCGTCGACTCCATTTGCCTTCGTCGCTGGTCAATCAACTCGCATCCGCCGAACTTTCCAGCAATGCCACCGAGCTCGGCAAGGGCGCCCGCGGCGCCGCGACCGATCTGGTCTACCTGCCGGAGAAAAACGCCTACCTCCACAATTCGCAGTGGCATGAAGTCGGAGTCGGCGGCGGAGCCGATCTCGGCATCGTTTCCGAAGGCAAGCCGGTCTTCTACGAGGCGACCTGGAAAGCGCCGGTTGCGATCAACCTGATCACCCTCTCCGGCGTCTACCCAAACCAGCCGCAGCCCAACACCGCCTGGAAGATCGAAGTCCGCAGCGGCGGCGATTGGCGTCTGCTCGACCGCGGCGTCGGCGGTTGGTACGACAATGGCCGCTACGTCTGGGGCGCCCCTGGTACCGCCGAAACATCGATCGACGGCTTCCGCGTCAGTCTCTTCAGCCCCGACGAAAAGACGCCGATCCGCAGCGTCCACTTCCGCGGCGAAGAAGGAGTCTCCTGGTTCGTCGGCTCCGCCCCGGCAGATGCCATCATCGTGAAGGATTAA
- a CDS encoding transglutaminase-like domain-containing protein translates to MLIQVGYEIAFQLPQPAPMLLMLYLHPTRELTTRQPDRLLLTPSVPVQEYYDSFGNRCGRIVAPAGQMSFRNQALVEDCGLPDLQAPYATQAEVQDLPSDVLIYLLPSRYCEVDSELKDLAWSLFGASPPGWPRVQAICNYVHNHIRFDYLQARANRTALEAYRERVGVCRDFMHLAITFCRNCNIPARYCTGYLGDIGVPPSPDPMDFSAWFEAYLGGQWYAFDARNNIPRIGRVLMGRGRDAADVALTTTFGVSELASFRVWADEVVGTPY, encoded by the coding sequence ATGCTGATCCAAGTTGGCTACGAGATTGCGTTTCAATTGCCGCAGCCCGCGCCGATGCTGTTGATGCTCTATCTGCATCCGACGCGCGAGCTGACGACGCGGCAGCCTGACCGCTTACTGCTGACCCCGAGCGTGCCGGTGCAGGAGTATTACGACTCGTTCGGCAATCGTTGCGGGCGAATCGTTGCGCCGGCTGGGCAGATGTCGTTTCGCAATCAGGCGCTGGTCGAAGATTGCGGCTTGCCCGACCTGCAAGCGCCCTACGCAACGCAGGCCGAAGTGCAAGACTTGCCGTCCGACGTCCTGATCTATCTACTGCCGAGCCGCTACTGCGAAGTCGATAGCGAGTTAAAAGATCTCGCCTGGTCGTTGTTTGGCGCGAGTCCTCCTGGCTGGCCGCGCGTACAGGCGATTTGCAACTACGTTCACAACCACATTCGATTCGACTATCTGCAAGCCCGGGCGAATCGAACCGCCCTGGAAGCGTATCGCGAACGGGTCGGCGTTTGCCGCGACTTTATGCATCTGGCGATCACCTTTTGCCGCAACTGCAACATCCCGGCTCGCTACTGCACTGGCTACCTCGGCGATATCGGCGTTCCCCCGAGTCCCGATCCGATGGACTTCAGCGCCTGGTTCGAAGCCTATCTCGGCGGACAGTGGTACGCCTTCGATGCGCGAAACAACATTCCCCGCATCGGTCGCGTGCTCATGGGACGCGGCCGCGACGCCGCCGACGTCGCGCTGACGACGACCTTTGGCGTGAGCGAACTCGCGTCGTTCCGCGTCTGGGCGGATGAAGTAGTAGGGACGCCCTACTAG
- a CDS encoding alpha/beta hydrolase, producing the protein MDRRIFAAWSVFGCLMAMLILGCGAAPEEQTAEDGGDGVEATAPAEDHGVVAVEPAEVEVPREKIAAVEAAPEEMSAAPMMMRSTAEPAPTASPRMMRAPASMGARTPIEMAAEEAEAAMAAPNAAMAPMMAAESVPDDTPGYEVVEVLYGTDRELASGAGIVGHFYPAIGLAFGGLALFGLMWKYQMVRVGGVLAIVAVALGLFVARDAGLDYQKELRALASGSAMFSGGRGELQFGACHVSIPEVHEVGQLEAPSILKLELTERPEKHVVLLDVLSKEEEAFFADLREMVAQSPRREILIFVHGYNVSFEDAARRTAQMAYDLKFTGVPMFYSWPSQADLFGYATDRDNSLWTVSHLKEFLLKVAQQSDAQSINLIAHSMGNRAMGAALEEIAAEMKEETKLFNQVVLAAPDVDAQVFKEEIAPQIVRASNQVTLYASANDLALLASKNVNGYPRAGDVRPEIVIVPGVDTIDVSAIDTSLIGHAYYGDNDSIICDIFTLLHQPQPAAHRQWLRSVSGPGGMYWVFEPSGAGVANAGGAVSR; encoded by the coding sequence ATGGATCGACGAATTTTTGCTGCGTGGAGCGTCTTTGGCTGCCTGATGGCGATGCTGATTCTCGGCTGCGGAGCTGCGCCGGAAGAGCAAACGGCTGAGGATGGCGGCGATGGGGTCGAAGCGACTGCCCCGGCCGAAGATCACGGCGTGGTTGCCGTCGAACCGGCCGAAGTCGAAGTTCCGCGCGAGAAAATCGCCGCCGTCGAAGCTGCGCCCGAGGAAATGTCGGCTGCCCCGATGATGATGCGTTCCACGGCCGAACCGGCGCCAACTGCGTCTCCGCGAATGATGCGGGCTCCGGCCAGCATGGGAGCACGGACGCCAATCGAGATGGCGGCCGAAGAAGCGGAAGCGGCGATGGCCGCGCCCAACGCAGCGATGGCGCCGATGATGGCAGCCGAAAGCGTTCCCGATGATACGCCCGGCTACGAAGTGGTCGAAGTGCTGTACGGCACCGATCGTGAGCTGGCCAGCGGCGCCGGCATTGTCGGCCATTTCTATCCGGCGATTGGCTTGGCCTTCGGCGGACTCGCCCTGTTTGGCCTGATGTGGAAATACCAGATGGTCCGCGTCGGCGGCGTGCTGGCGATCGTCGCGGTCGCTTTGGGGCTGTTCGTCGCGCGTGACGCCGGGCTCGACTATCAAAAGGAATTACGCGCCCTTGCTAGCGGCAGCGCCATGTTCAGCGGCGGTCGCGGCGAATTGCAGTTCGGCGCGTGTCACGTCAGCATTCCGGAAGTGCACGAAGTGGGGCAGCTTGAAGCTCCATCGATCCTGAAGCTGGAACTGACCGAACGTCCAGAAAAGCATGTCGTGCTGCTCGACGTCCTCTCGAAAGAGGAAGAGGCGTTCTTCGCCGACCTGCGGGAGATGGTCGCCCAGTCGCCGCGACGCGAGATCCTGATCTTCGTCCATGGCTACAACGTCTCGTTTGAAGACGCCGCTCGCCGCACCGCCCAGATGGCGTATGACCTGAAGTTTACCGGCGTCCCGATGTTCTACAGTTGGCCGTCGCAAGCCGATTTGTTCGGCTACGCGACCGACCGCGACAACTCGCTTTGGACCGTCTCGCATCTGAAAGAATTCTTGCTGAAGGTCGCCCAGCAGAGCGACGCTCAGTCGATCAATCTGATCGCTCACAGCATGGGGAACCGGGCGATGGGGGCGGCGCTGGAAGAGATCGCCGCCGAAATGAAAGAAGAAACGAAGCTTTTTAACCAGGTCGTGCTTGCGGCGCCCGACGTTGACGCCCAGGTCTTCAAAGAAGAGATCGCCCCGCAGATCGTCCGGGCCTCGAACCAGGTGACCCTTTACGCGTCGGCCAACGACTTGGCGCTACTCGCCTCGAAAAACGTGAACGGCTATCCCCGCGCCGGCGACGTCCGCCCAGAGATCGTCATCGTCCCCGGCGTCGACACGATCGACGTCTCGGCGATCGACACCAGCCTGATCGGCCACGCCTACTACGGCGACAACGACTCGATCATCTGCGACATCTTCACCCTGCTCCACCAGCCGCAACCAGCGGCGCACCGACAATGGCTACGCTCCGTTTCCGGACCGGGCGGGATGTACTGGGTCTTTGAACCGAGCGGCGCCGGAGTCGCCAACGCCGGCGGAGCGGTCTCAAGATAG